One window of Bacillus alkalicellulosilyticus genomic DNA carries:
- a CDS encoding aminoglycoside 6-adenylyltransferase → MRSEKEMFDLLLSVAEKDERIRSVYMNGSRTNPNVQKDMFQDYDIVYVVTEISSFIKDKTWIRHFGELIMMQEPDKNTFGEAAELDVTKSYGFLMLFTDGNRIDLRFQTKEEMVEEYKEDKLTLPLMDKDNILPEIPQPTDIDYHVNIPTKEEFDSYTNNFWWCLQNVAKGIWRDQLPYAKLMFEYTTRESLDKMVCWWIGIQHDFKVSTGFLGKYFKKHLPESYWSMYEKTYSTANYEEFWESIFITCDLFRILSQTVADHFQYTYPIEDDNNMIEYLKQVRDLPSNAKDIF, encoded by the coding sequence ATGAGAAGTGAAAAAGAAATGTTTGATTTACTTTTAAGTGTAGCTGAAAAGGATGAACGAATTCGATCGGTGTATATGAACGGTTCCAGAACGAATCCCAATGTTCAAAAGGATATGTTTCAAGATTACGATATTGTTTATGTGGTCACCGAAATAAGTTCTTTTATAAAGGATAAGACATGGATAAGGCACTTTGGGGAATTAATTATGATGCAAGAACCTGATAAAAATACGTTTGGTGAGGCAGCTGAACTAGATGTCACAAAATCTTATGGGTTTCTAATGCTGTTTACCGATGGAAATCGCATCGACCTTCGCTTCCAAACAAAAGAAGAGATGGTTGAAGAGTACAAGGAAGACAAACTCACTCTACCATTAATGGATAAAGATAATATTCTACCAGAAATCCCGCAACCTACCGATATCGATTATCATGTGAACATCCCTACTAAAGAGGAGTTTGATAGTTACACTAATAACTTTTGGTGGTGTTTACAGAACGTCGCCAAAGGAATATGGCGTGATCAACTTCCCTATGCAAAACTAATGTTTGAATATACCACAAGAGAATCGTTGGATAAAATGGTGTGCTGGTGGATAGGAATACAACATGACTTTAAAGTTTCCACAGGATTTTTAGGAAAGTATTTTAAAAAACATCTTCCTGAATCTTATTGGAGCATGTATGAGAAAACATATTCTACCGCTAATTATGAGGAATTCTGGGAATCCATTTTTATAACATGTGACCTGTTTAGAATTTTATCACAAACAGTCGCTGACCATTTCCAGTACACATATCCTATTGAGGATGACAACAACATGATCGAGTATCTCAAACAAGTAAGAGATTTACCTTCAAACGCGAAGGATATCTTTTAG
- a CDS encoding pentapeptide repeat-containing protein, whose product MNHSLQSDCSSCFGLCCVALPYAKSADFPLNKDGGEPCRNLLDDNRCKVHSELRTKGFCGCVSYECFGAGQHVSQSVFQGQDWRTSPELREEMFSVFPIMQQIHEMLWYLRQALSLKETEDIHSDLQNIYEATLELTRKSPKDILLIDLHHHRSNVNALLIQTSELYRKDCMNNEQRNKNKEFIGANLKGTNFHGFNFRGKMMIAANFSHANVSKADFIGADLRNADLSHANLSGAIFLTQSQINSAKGNKHTKLPSFLRRPEHWVT is encoded by the coding sequence ATGAATCATTCATTACAATCGGATTGTTCAAGTTGTTTTGGATTATGCTGTGTCGCTTTGCCTTATGCAAAATCTGCAGACTTCCCTCTGAATAAAGACGGAGGAGAACCTTGTAGGAACTTATTAGACGATAACCGCTGCAAGGTACATAGTGAGTTAAGAACAAAAGGCTTTTGTGGTTGTGTTTCATATGAGTGCTTTGGTGCAGGACAGCATGTCTCGCAATCTGTTTTTCAGGGCCAAGATTGGAGAACAAGTCCAGAGCTTAGAGAAGAGATGTTTTCGGTATTTCCGATCATGCAACAAATCCACGAAATGCTATGGTATTTAAGGCAAGCACTCAGTTTGAAAGAAACCGAAGACATCCACTCAGATTTGCAAAATATATATGAAGCCACCTTAGAGCTAACTAGAAAATCCCCAAAAGACATACTTCTCATCGACCTCCATCACCATAGAAGCAACGTAAATGCGCTACTCATCCAAACAAGTGAGTTATATCGAAAAGATTGTATGAACAATGAACAAAGGAACAAGAACAAAGAATTTATAGGGGCTAACCTTAAAGGCACAAATTTCCACGGTTTTAATTTTAGAGGGAAGATGATGATAGCAGCTAACTTTAGTCATGCGAATGTAAGTAAAGCGGATTTTATTGGCGCTGACCTCAGGAATGCTGACCTTAGCCATGCAAACCTATCAGGAGCCATCTTTCTTACACAATCTCAAATCAACTCTGCAAAAGGAAATAAACATACGAAACTACCTAGCTTTTTAAGAAGACCTGAACACTGGGTTACCTAA
- a CDS encoding GNAT family N-acetyltransferase, producing the protein MNINTERLLIRDFQLEDWKSVLDYTSDSDVMKFIPEGVFTEKNVKNFINSNMGENAEKFPVIRKEDNVLIGHMVFYKWYGEGTYEIGWVFNSKYHNHGFATEAARAILKYSFETMKVHRIIATCQPQNTASYRVMEKIGMRREAHFRKCMPANFKKGNHEWWDEYFYAILEEEWK; encoded by the coding sequence ATGAATATTAACACTGAAAGACTTTTGATTCGTGATTTTCAACTAGAGGATTGGAAATCTGTTTTAGACTATACATCTGATAGTGATGTTATGAAATTTATACCTGAAGGTGTTTTTACAGAAAAAAATGTAAAAAATTTTATAAACAGTAATATGGGAGAAAATGCAGAAAAGTTTCCTGTAATACGAAAAGAAGATAACGTGCTTATTGGTCATATGGTTTTTTATAAGTGGTATGGTGAAGGAACCTATGAAATCGGTTGGGTGTTTAATTCGAAGTATCACAATCATGGATTTGCCACAGAGGCTGCCCGTGCTATTTTAAAATACAGTTTTGAAACGATGAAGGTTCATCGAATCATTGCCACTTGTCAGCCTCAAAACACGGCTTCTTATCGAGTGATGGAGAAGATTGGAATGAGAAGAGAAGCACATTTTAGGAAGTGTATGCCAGCTAATTTTAAAAAAGGTAATCATGAATGGTGGGATGAATATTTTTATGCGATTTTAGAAGAAGAGTGGAAATAG
- a CDS encoding HAD family hydrolase, translating to MGTYKIILFDLDGTLSDPKEGITKSVQYALAKMGIQEPNLDKLECFIGPPLQVSFEEYYHFEKKEVQQAIDSYRERFKEKGMFENELYSNIPSLLQSLKEQGFTLVVATSKPTVFAEQILTYFEIEQYFEHVVGSNLDGTRTSKTEIIQFILDMYKEHNRSDFVMIGDRKHDMIGANNTGIASIGVTYGYGSFDELTQTNPTYIVKSVIQLKEILVGN from the coding sequence ATCGGTACTTATAAGATCATTTTATTTGATTTAGATGGAACGCTATCAGACCCAAAGGAAGGCATCACTAAGTCTGTTCAGTATGCGCTAGCAAAAATGGGGATTCAAGAGCCTAATCTTGATAAACTAGAATGTTTCATTGGGCCACCATTACAAGTATCATTTGAGGAATATTATCATTTCGAAAAAAAAGAAGTACAACAAGCCATCGATTCATATCGAGAGAGATTTAAAGAAAAAGGGATGTTTGAGAATGAATTGTATTCAAATATTCCGTCTCTCTTACAATCTTTAAAAGAACAGGGATTTACTTTAGTAGTTGCAACCTCTAAACCTACTGTTTTTGCAGAGCAAATCCTAACCTATTTTGAGATAGAACAGTATTTCGAACATGTGGTAGGAAGTAACCTTGACGGCACAAGAACGTCAAAAACAGAAATCATTCAATTTATACTAGATATGTATAAAGAACATAACCGCAGTGACTTTGTCATGATTGGAGATAGAAAACACGATATGATTGGTGCCAATAATACCGGAATTGCTTCGATAGGGGTTACTTACGGTTATGGTTCATTTGATGAATTAACCCAAACTAACCCTACGTATATTGTCAAAAGTGTTATTCAATTAAAAGAGATTTTAGTAGGGAATTGA
- a CDS encoding phosphotransferase — protein sequence MNDNSHIRLVDLQNYVSIVFGSEYKIKEVSKLYGGAQKTVYKIDCSNHFSCILYVWDISENYFKEEKANEHDNERSFGSDLFQINNQYLRKQGITTPILYHMNDKKDEYPFDFAFVEYIEGEKLESYLTNTPLDHSQEDLLSRVGAMIQKMHSIKRDTYGNLLSNETSKGHCHQIQFNNAKDQLLYASQYLDSYKNNVAKLNEVLHKLESLLVPRDEYGFVHWELGPDHVLVNERMEPYLIDIEGAKFFDIEYEHSFLEFRFDEQYNYFKNNSLDQNRMRFYRFYHHIALTTGGLKLLHRGFPNQKFAKSLIDYHSKLALQYVEHQSSF from the coding sequence ATGAATGATAATAGCCATATAAGACTCGTTGATTTACAAAACTATGTATCTATTGTCTTTGGTTCTGAATATAAGATTAAAGAAGTTTCAAAACTATACGGCGGAGCTCAAAAAACAGTGTACAAGATAGACTGTAGCAATCACTTTTCATGCATTTTGTATGTATGGGACATCTCTGAAAATTATTTTAAAGAGGAAAAGGCAAATGAACATGACAATGAGCGTTCATTTGGAAGTGATTTGTTCCAAATAAATAATCAGTATTTACGCAAACAGGGAATTACAACACCCATCCTTTATCACATGAATGATAAAAAAGACGAGTACCCATTTGATTTTGCTTTTGTTGAGTACATTGAAGGAGAAAAGCTAGAATCCTATCTTACAAACACGCCGCTTGACCATAGCCAGGAAGATTTGCTCAGTAGAGTAGGAGCTATGATTCAAAAAATGCATTCGATAAAAAGAGATACATATGGCAACTTACTCAGTAATGAAACATCAAAAGGCCATTGTCATCAAATTCAATTTAACAATGCAAAAGACCAATTACTGTATGCCTCCCAGTACCTAGATTCATATAAAAATAATGTTGCAAAACTAAATGAAGTGTTACACAAACTTGAGTCCTTACTAGTACCTAGAGACGAATATGGATTTGTTCATTGGGAACTTGGACCAGACCATGTTTTAGTTAATGAAAGGATGGAACCATACCTCATCGATATTGAAGGAGCTAAATTTTTTGATATCGAGTATGAACATAGCTTTTTAGAATTTAGATTTGATGAACAATACAACTACTTTAAAAACAATAGTCTCGACCAAAACAGAATGCGTTTTTATCGGTTTTATCATCACATTGCGCTAACTACGGGCGGCTTGAAACTGTTACATCGCGGATTTCCAAACCAGAAGTTTGCAAAATCATTAATCGATTATCACTCTAAGCTTGCATTACAATATGTAGAACACCAATCATCATTTTGA
- a CDS encoding GNAT family N-acetyltransferase has translation MNIRNVTASDYNVISPLLNEWWGGRNVSNMLPKLFFDHFNNTSFAYEKDGHILGFLIGFLSQSETDTAYIHFVGVHPEHRHLHIGRQLYHEFFNMVKKNNRQIVRAVTSPVNKGSIAYHTKMGFDIEKGDKEVDGVSVFSNYDGPNQDRVLFVKSLKGELQQGI, from the coding sequence ATGAATATACGAAACGTAACAGCTTCTGATTATAATGTGATTTCACCGTTGCTTAATGAATGGTGGGGTGGCAGGAATGTGTCTAATATGTTGCCTAAATTATTCTTCGATCATTTTAACAATACAAGTTTTGCCTATGAAAAAGATGGTCATATCCTTGGGTTTCTTATTGGTTTTTTATCTCAATCTGAGACAGATACTGCCTACATCCACTTTGTGGGTGTTCATCCTGAACATCGCCACCTTCATATAGGAAGGCAACTTTATCATGAGTTTTTTAACATGGTAAAAAAGAATAATAGACAAATCGTTCGAGCAGTAACGTCACCCGTCAATAAAGGTTCGATTGCATATCATACAAAGATGGGATTTGACATTGAAAAGGGAGACAAAGAAGTAGACGGAGTATCCGTATTTTCAAATTATGATGGACCAAATCAAGATAGAGTTTTGTTTGTTAAGAGTCTAAAAGGAGAGTTACAACAGGGCATCTAA
- a CDS encoding class I SAM-dependent methyltransferase has protein sequence MSDIINYYSQFDEWGRLDREPVEFQVNWHYIKKYLPKTGHILDNGAGPGKYALQLAKERYQVTLTDLTPRLVEIAENKEKEWKLEKQFNGFFEADARDLSRFTDEQFDASLMLGPMYHLQEEKDRIKAVKELNRVTKKGGVVCVAFMPRVRHILTSLIAPEFWKPNDNMDTIIQFSHSGCFNHSDEGRFTGAYYYNIKDINPFMEELGFETLQLLGSNVGAILNNESWDYWRNKGEEEVAKIISFLKEAATDPYTLGISSHLLYIGRKK, from the coding sequence ATGAGTGACATCATTAATTACTATAGCCAGTTTGATGAGTGGGGAAGGCTTGACCGAGAACCGGTAGAATTTCAAGTGAATTGGCATTACATTAAAAAGTATCTGCCAAAGACGGGACATATACTAGATAACGGAGCAGGACCAGGTAAATACGCATTACAGCTTGCCAAAGAGAGGTATCAAGTCACATTGACTGACCTTACACCAAGGTTGGTTGAAATTGCAGAAAACAAGGAAAAAGAATGGAAGCTAGAAAAACAATTCAATGGATTTTTTGAGGCAGATGCTAGAGACCTAAGTAGATTTACCGATGAACAGTTTGATGCCTCATTAATGCTTGGGCCTATGTATCACTTACAGGAAGAAAAAGACCGAATAAAAGCAGTGAAAGAATTAAATCGAGTGACGAAAAAAGGTGGGGTTGTATGTGTAGCCTTCATGCCAAGAGTAAGGCACATTCTGACCTCTCTCATAGCTCCTGAATTCTGGAAACCGAATGATAATATGGATACAATTATTCAGTTTTCTCACTCAGGTTGTTTCAATCATTCCGATGAGGGACGTTTTACTGGGGCGTATTATTATAACATTAAAGATATAAATCCATTTATGGAAGAGCTAGGCTTTGAAACGTTACAATTGCTAGGGTCGAATGTAGGCGCGATATTAAACAATGAGAGCTGGGATTATTGGAGAAACAAGGGGGAGGAAGAAGTTGCTAAAATCATATCCTTCCTAAAAGAAGCTGCAACAGACCCTTACACTCTTGGGATATCGTCACACTTGTTATATATAGGCAGAAAAAAGTAA